GATACTGGGCCTATAGCATGATTGCTAGTTTAATTATGTAGGTTGAAACTCATTTAAGAGGATCAACTGGTGTCAGTTAGAAAATAAACATCTTACCAGTTAATTAGGCTAATGAGAATTTCCTCTTATCCTAGTGGTAAGATTTTCACTTAAGTACAGAAATGTGGCTAGTAGCAGTccaagtgatatttttcatggtTTCATCTCCCAGATTGGTGCTGTTGTTCACTGTTGTACATGATAAACATAAACTATTTGACCACAAAATGCAAAGTGGGTCATTTTACCCTAACTGGCTGTACATGTGTTACTACATATAGATCTGACTATTGGTCATTCTACCCTAACTAGCTGTATTACTCCCTGTAGATCTAACTATTGGCCATTCTACCCTAACTAGCTGTCTTACTCCATGTAGATCTGACTATTGGCCATTCTACGCTAACTAGCTGTCTTACTCCATGTAGATCTGACTAGCTGTCTTACTCCCTGTAGATCTAACTATTGGTCATTCTACCCTAACTAGCTgtcttactacatgtatatatgactATTGGTCATTCTACCCTAACTAGTTGTCTTACTCCCTGTAGATCTGACTATTGGTCATTCTACCCTAACTAGCGGTCTTACTACATGTAGATCTGACTATTGGTCATTCAACCCTAACTAGCTGTCTTACTACATGTAGATCGGACTATTGGTCATTCTACCCTAACTGGCTGTACATGTGTtactacatgtagatatgaCTATTGGTCATTCTACCCTAACTAGCGGTCTTACTACATGTAGATCTGACTATTGGTCATTCTACCCTAACTAGCTgtcttactacatgtatatatgactATTGGTCATTCTACCCTAACTAGTTGTCTTACTCCCTGTAGATCTGACTATTGGTCATTCTACCCTAACTAGTTGTCTTACTCCCTGTAGATCTGACTATTGGTCATTCTACCCTAACTAGCTGTCTTACTACATGTAGATCTGACTATTGGTCATTCAACCCTAACTAGCTGTCTTACTACATGTAGATCGGACTATTGGTCATTCTACCCTAACTGGCTGTACATGTGTtactacatgtagatatgaCTATTGGTCATTCTACCCTAACTAGCGGTCTTACTACATGTAGATCTGACTATTGGTCATTCTACCCTAACTAGCTGTTTtgttacaatacatgtagatcTTAACACCAAACGTTGGTAACATGTTAGACCATTGTAGAAAAGATGCATGACTGACCATGCTCTATAAAATTATGCCATAGCAAAGTTGCCATACACCTAGTTGGCCGCGACACCATGGATGTCCTGGTGTAGTGCCAGAGAGCACTACTATATTAAAACCATCAACCCTTAAAAATCTGGTTCCCACATTAAGATCATCAAGACATGCATACACTCCTCAAAATTATTTCCAAGCTATCCTATGTAAAACGTCCATGAGGAAATAATCACTTTCCCCTGACAATCATCAATTGGAACCCATTACCGCCTGAAAATTTCATCAGCAGACACAGTATCCTTTAGAACGAATATTgataccctgcctacactgctctgcAGGCAGGTGACGACAACTATCTgtcacaggtacttggggtaagaaattatatatattgtatacaatatatagtatacaatatatatactatatagcctcgtattactatacaatatataatttcttaccccaagtacctgtgctatctgtcagaaattgtccgtaAATTATCTTCTACTTCTACCATATAGTGACAACTTTCAATCAACCAGTTGAAGATTTTGTCACGTGAGGGGTTTGGTTTTACAAGTGACAGACTATGTTTatacataataaatgtattatctGCAATCTTATTCTTCAAATATTTAGTTCTGTTTTCTCCATTTCTGACCACAATCATTTCATATATGATATGTTGTGGAACTGGACttggtcgatcatcggtgaccaggtagctcaattggtagagcacccagctagtgttcggaggtccctggttcgaacccctgtctggccgctacattttctcctctcctgttacagacGTAGTAAACGTTAACCTGTTGTAGTCAGTTATTACTAGTAAGTAGAAGTAGAAGTATCAGCTGTCTGTTAGCCAGCCTATCGTAACTGTTAAGTGAtgactagcccgagtttcctctggtcctgagTCCTGACACCATATCTGGGCTACATCATCATACATGCAAGTGATGGCGAGATCAGCTGTTAGTTGACATTGCATCAAGTTGTTAACATGCTCAACGCCATTGAATATAATCTACCTCTtcatcaatttcatattttcatatacGTTTGACTATCTGAAGCACGTTTTGTGGTTTCGTTACCTTTCATATATTGTTTCAACATCCTTAAACATGATTTGTACTTGTTATCATCGTGGTCAACATGCTGTGGACACCATCTTTATTACTACTTGGAACACCTTCGACTGATGCGACTCTTGGAATGGAATCATACCGAAAGTTCCGAATGCATTCGCAGGTATCACTAAAGTACTGCACGTAAATGATATGATTATGCGACAACAAGCGTCTAAAAGCATCGTCAAGAAATATCTATTAGAATTTATCGAATAAAGTAAGAAACATAAAATATGTGATgttcaaataaaaacaagatataCATCCGGACAGAAGGACCAAAGAAACTGTTTTTTATAATGGgagtttaattttattttaaaacactgACTGTACGTACATTATGGAAAATCCCGGAACTTTTTAACAGGTATATTTGTCATGCATGTCATCATGTGATGGTACTCTGTAggtattttataataattatatttttcatgatttttttttcttatttatttatctatttatttggtgggggggggggggggggggatgattATGCATTGATTGAAATACATGAATAGGCAATAAATAAGTTATtaatgtgggttttttttgtgtaagtttattcataaatatataaaaagtccTTACACGCATACATTATTTTCTTCTTTGCTTTTGGATTGTTATCATGTGtcagtttgatatttttaagaAGATAGAATGTACAGTTTTGATAATGGGACGTCTTCTGACAAAATCTCTCAACAAACAGAAGTCAACGACACTAGAACATTTTAGTGAAGATCGTGATGTGTCAGTCATGGTGTGTACGCATAGTACCGTAAAAGGTATAGATTTTATGCAATCTAATtaagacttgtaatttccgctctTCTACAAcactctacgatacacttcaatacagtgtattgcagtgtatcgtagagtctaattttaattagattgagatTTTATGTTTTATCTTAATGTAATGTCTAACTACTATTAGTTGAATGTTTTTCTTGGTGGTATTGTATAATACTATGAACTGAAGGAATTTCTACTATTACTGAAAATTTTAACACCATGGTTTATATTATTTGACTTTAGATTAGTTACGATAtagtttacatatatgtatttcacACTTCAGCAGCGTTGATACACgaaatacatgattttttttgtaatcatattaatataatcatattatagaaaaaatattgaaaccaTGAAATCATAGACAATGACCTGTTTCATCCCAGGGCATTTCGAACCATTTTCTGTAAATAATACTAGAACTTGAacaaagggaagcaactcgtgCTAATTATTACAGCATCTCCGATGGTGGCTACCATAATATGAATGGATGCCTATGAACTAATTGGCACTAGTTTTTCGGCATAAGCCCTATAATATTAttttggcccggatatgacgcgacaggtggcgttactggtcaagatgaagtatgtgattgatcaatgtagcggtaaatgcaaaacgcagatatgcaattaaaaacgaaacaaagttaagatattaaaatgacacattaataaaattatattcctgattcaaatgcagtcttattatcaccaaaaatgattcaaactgatataattctgttatccttgctgaaacgcattagttcgttattttttttcaccaacagtttaacattataaccaccagcattaaaactatggcGTTTATCTTTTGTACAGATATTTCTTATTACTTTTGAAAACATTAAACCTCTAGGTCTTTTGCTGTGTGTAATGTAGATGAAAATTCCGTCAAACTGTTAGCCAACAATTCTTAGTTGTAATCGTATTGGTAGGCAAGCAGTTGTTATATGTAACCTTtgttttcggcatagccgtataatattcttttggtcccggatatgacacGACAGGTGGCGTTTCTGGTCaaaatgaagtatgtgattggtcaatgtagcggtaaatacaaaatgcagatatgcagttaaaaaacaaagttaagattgaatgcaagctgaattgataaaattatgttcctgattcaaatgcagtcttattatcaccaaaaatgattcaaactgatataattttgttatccgtgctgaaacgcatttaatttagttcgttaatttatttcaccagtagttttacaatAGCATTAAAACgatgccttttatctttttaaagatatttcttgttattgttgtaactTACTACTAGCCATAGTATTGTTTGTACTGTATGGATTTGTGTAGCAACGACAATTCTTAGGGTCACGAAACAACTATAAATCATATTCCTGaagtttttaaccaatcagcCAACACCCTAGACATGCATTAAAGTGACTGTAAGTTCATGTAATTAGATTATATGCTCATCAAACGGCGATTTCTTTGATAAATAGTGAAATTGGTTTAAGATACACTGTACAGCGTCACACAAGCATAAACACGTTTTCCCGGTTCTTGTTAGTCATTATAATGAACATAATGAACACCGGGGGTGTCAtatttaccgaattttaatctagccctcCAAAACgctaggggaggtccaaatacatgtagactgtaactagttctcaagtccctgtgctttAGAGTACCCGACTTGTAACATTCCAccttcctaatgtctctcttgacacGCCTCACCTTTGACCTTCAGTTGAGCGTTTGACCTTCCGAGGAAGGCTTTGGGAGTATACAATGtcaatggtagttgctactcatGATTATAGTACTCAGAAATATTGGGAGGGGGActactggttcgcccgttgtcagtataatgtgaccgggtggatttttttcttaaatgtaaactttatttattttacaattgcgaaacaagttaaatcaacttatatcaatcaagGAAGCGCTCGAGGGGTCTTACAGTTGGAGcaaaccggagtacccgggggaAACCCACGTGATCGGGCAGGtgatcccataccttttcacgttcgatcagggaatcgaacctcAGCCGCCTAGGTGAACGACACGTATAGTTCTTTGGTAGTATGCtacagtgaggtagcactataaagtcagcatCACTTCCGCACTATCACAGGAAgacaaacacgaatataccTCCGATCTCTCTTCAGTCGTGTAAGGATGGATTTTTGGCTTTCATTGACGCttaaaaattaaatgtagaCTCGTCATGGCGTGATCTGATGCATTGCCATCTtaaaattgtaaacattgtaaCCAAATGAGAGAAATTAACACATTACTCAAAGAAGGACTCGTCATTTTAATCAATCTGATACAAAATGTTTGTCAAAGTTGCTTTGTAACTATTAGAACCGGTCTttacaacacacatacaattTGACCGTCCGTTCAATATATGgatatttttaacatttgtGGAGGTTTGAAcaccaccatatatacatagtgCTAGCTTCATCAATTACGtagtatgtatgttgtgtaaatATAAGCAACTACAATGTGCTCCCATCATATTCCTGAGCTACCTTTAAACCAGGAGGATTTTGGCGCCTACCATTGAATTATCCTTTCTTATGCAATATtgttcttttctttattttaattattagGTACAAGAGGAATCAAGCAGGAAATCTAAGATAGATCTAAGGAAACATTTCTGTCAATTAAAAATAGCAATgccaaacttcaactgtcaaaataaaagACGACCGACtattggccattttgttttctgggtCAGATTGAACAAAGGCACAACATAGGGACCATTGGAAACCTTAGTATGAAGTATTAGAaatacttctcaagaaatagcggtaacaccttcaactgtcaaaatcaaaaatatccATCTGGTGGCCATTTCGTTTTCAGGATCACAATCAAAATCAAACGGGCAAAactacatttgcccaccatacatcttgctgccatatcgactataacaacattaaaaccactgttcaatatttatatttacattgtcttatcATTTccttcaactttgaaaaaaatctaaattatcacaaaaaaaacccGCCTCTTTtcaactgcctcttagcattgtgtcaatggggaaatgggaagcaaatgtaaatatagaaatatatcgcACAAAACGATGCTGGATATGCAattgattgatttattatgAATAATATTTGAAACAAGTATTTCTATCATCCAATAACAATAAATGAGTCAGTGATTGTAACATCTGCATTTTATCAGAGTACCGAGTCCGTTATAATGTACCCgggtatatctatatgtataacaaatacCGAGTCATATCAATGTAGATCAAAGTATTAAAAAATGGTTTATATATTTTGGCACCAAACCGCAGACAATCCCCTCTGAAGAGAGTATAGTATAGTCCACATGTTTATGTTAGGGCTCAGTGATGTTAAAATCACTTAGCTATACAGTATGTAAGTGATGTTCAAACATAAACATCTGGCGGATGTAGTGAGACAATGACAATATATGAGTGAACTCTGGAGTGTTTTGTAACGAGGCAAATAAGTCGTCCCCGAATTTAAAATAAAAGCCAACTCATCTGAACACCAAAGCTGTCAGACTGTGACACGAACTGTATATTTGGAGTTCACAAGTGACAGAATATAAAGAACGACAACTCTGTAAATGGATGACTCGAtataaggaacgacaactctggaAATGGGTGACCCGGtataaggaacgacaactctggaGGATAGATATTGATAACCACATACAATaacatttctctttaaaaaaaagttcatgTCACGAGCTTGAATTTAATAAACCATCAACCCTCTCAGAGCATTACTGTGATTCGCTCACTTTTGAAAATCTTGTTAACAAGTGTGACACTAGAATTGTCTCCAGGATAACTCCAATGTCAACACAGATTGCCTTCCCGCCACAAAAGgaacaaaatacaataaaataaagaagTTTTCAGAAAGAAGGATTAAAATTTATCAGCATTCTAGAACACCCAATGCTTCAGCACATAGCATTTGGAATggatttaaaatgttaattgtaaaaatatatcaaagtttGAGACAAAAGTAAAAATGGAAATGACATTTTGGTAGCAGTGAATGGATGGTCTGTTCCATTCTGGTGCCATAAGCATCTACAAATCTTTAACTTTTAGATAGAGTCATAAATTGTGTTAAAGTCTGAAAAAATAAcaccatttggcaatattgaatCAACGTTGTACACTAGAAGAATATGGACGCTCTAGTACTGGCATTTCCAACTGACAAGCCTTCACAATACTTGCTAAAAATCGACGTTGCGTCTGCCGAAAGAAGAACGAACAGCCTGAATCCAGTAAATCACCCAAACATTCGATTGTCATGCGGGGGTATAATGATTGTAAATTGGAGGCATCAAGATACATGTTTGTAAAGTTTAGTACGGAATTTTCAATAGCGGATATCAAAGCAAATTCTGAGTGCGGCTCTGGGCTTTTGGAACATCCATATAGGTATTGTATTGTACTTTTCCAATCGACAATTCGAGTAATTTTGAATCAAATCAATATATGGTTGTTACTCTTAATTTTCTTTATGGTGGATAATATGAATTCAAGAACCCTTCGCACATGCATGATCTTTGACAAAATGGAGGCAATTGCAAACAATATCATCTTTCATAACTATATATGTATCTTCTTACAAGTTAATACTGCACGCGAAAAAACACAACATTACGgcagaattgaaaaaaataatattgtgaaaaatatcacagaaGACTCAACAGATTGCTAGTTTCGCACAATTTaagaaataacattttaaagcTATCATGGTAAATTCAACAAATCGTTAGTTTCGTACAATTCTTGAGTTATAGAATAGATTGGCTTCATGGTTGCGACAACATGTGGTAATGTATTTAAGGCTTTTTCATAGTTTTGTTTGCACATTGTGTCAATGAGTTGTCGTCTGCTCGGTAGCATATACATCGCTAGACCAGCCATTTTTTGTACAACCCACGGGTGGTACAGCCCGAGCGTTTCTTTGTACACTTCCGAAGCTATGACTGAAGTTTTTGCATCATCATCGCTCTTTGCAATTCTGTCCATGAATTCACTGATGAATCCAAGCGCCCTGTGGAGACGCAAGAGTGTTCGGGACCCAGATGGGGGAGTTCTGGATACCTTTGTTATTCCGTTCGTCACTTCAAAGTCAATCATGGACTGAATTGTTTCATAAGCATTTCCGTTTTCTGACTTCCGATGGGTTTTCAGGATAGTTATCTTGGATTCCAGGTCACTTGCTACAAACCCAAACAGTTTCCCAGACAGTTTGAAAAACctgcaacaaacaaaatacaaataattaatGAATGAACAATTAAAACCCCATCGCTTTAACgaaattcaaaagaaaaaaataacaataacgaAGCTCTAACTTGATAAGTTGACAAAATAACTACAAATTAAGCTAGGTTATAAACACTACCTATGAACACGCTTTCCTTTCGTAAACAGTGCGATAATTTACAACCAGGAACTTTTTAACTTGCACATTTCCGTAAgtttttaaaatacaatgtaaactgtgctatgtacagtataaatgGACTTAAGCTTATGCTAGTCCGTGCGCTttgatattacatgtacttattacAGTGGAACATTGTTAGTCAGGAGAGAACTTAGTTGCCATGTATAATATTACTCAGAatttctcaggtccctgtggccCATTCCACAGCAGAATCATTAAATCAAAATCACGTGAAAAGTAATGTCTATGCCTGTACACTAACCGAGTATCGTGACTGTATTATGTGTATAATATGGGTGTGTCATGTACCTATAACCGTCAGGGATGAACACCCACAAACCGGATGTATCTGGTTCGTATCTGCCGATCACACATCCCATTTTGCGTCAAAACAGATGCAAGCTTGATGATTGAGAAAATGAATGCATTGGTTGTTATcgataattatttattaaacgAGCCATTTTAATGTTCACACGTCAAGTGCTTGAAATGTAGGCTTGTCAAAGAAAATGTGAAagatatcaaaatacatgttatgtaattttacattaattttacatataattttgGACCAGAACATGACGTCATGGATTATATTTTGCATACATCATAAGAAACTCAGACTATGAAATTCAATCCATATCAAGAAATCTAACAGCGCAGGTGAAATATCGTGGGATTTCATGCATAATTTATTACCCTTTGAAATGCTACCGTATATATCGTGCCTGACGCCTCCATTTCAAGGAATGATAAAAGAATACATTTAAAAGATTGCTTCGTGCGGGAAACCCCCTGATTCGGAAATTCGGCTTTCTTTTTCTGACAAGCAGGCGACCAAATCTGCTGtacatatattacaacaatataGATATTAGTGTTGTCCAGATGATCGATTATAATCGAGATCTCATCGATAAGACAACCGACTCCTGACAATCAGTTATGAATTGAAATGTCAACATCGTTGACTCTTTTCAAAACCAGAAGTGTGAGTTATACTTTCATTTTCACTAAGAGAAAACGGGAGTTTTATGTTACTTAACTCTAACTCCAACTTGTAACCAACCATGTTATCTAATCATAgttaattgcaaaaaaaaattaaaaatacattgcgatccaggtattctatatcaccttatagacgacttacacaatgatcatgttagggtatcgggccgaccatcactgcgccattgaaacgttctttttgaacgccgatgtggcgcagcggtataggctgccgatatttctggctaggcgattgggtgccgtagatcgtaagttcgaggcccggtcagggcacgagtcaaaagttgtcttccttcgtcatttgtgtttctaagctatatatatatatatatcacatatataaatgtaactatTTATCAATATGATAAAGATAAAGAACTATAGGATTTAGTTTAGGTACTATAAAATCTAAATTATTTGTTGACAACGTCTTCATAATTGACATTATTTGTTCCGGGGAGGTATAACCCACACATTAACAAACACTTAGTTATAATACTCACTAGTATCTATATAAAGGTGACTACCGGAGACGTAATATGATGCTTACCATTTGTTATTATTCAAATAGCACtcaatataaaatttaacattctacgtacatgtacatactcgTAGGCGCGTTTAGCCAACTAAAACCTGACTGACTTATCCAATAAAGCGATGGGGTTACCTAGTAAAGAGTGTCAACGTATCCAATATTCCTTAATGCGGTGTATATTACCGATATACACCCATGCACTATCATTGTATCAGAGCTCTCACACGACGTCAATTTGAATCTTCTTTTTTATCAGTTAAATTCGGGCGCGTGATGAAGCAGACATAATTCACGCGCTCTTGTACATGATTTCCTAACATTATATAGTACGTACACGTTACCGTTTTGACAATCAAATTTTCAATGTAGCATGAGAAAGGAATATGTTGCATAATTTTAATTCACTTCGAAAACAACAGTTCAGTAAAAATATTTGGTCCATTATACCATATTCCGGAATGCCCTGACCCGACCCATGGACTACTTTCGCTGTTTTGTACGGGACGtcattttagtttttaattcCATTTAGGGATGTCACTTGGATATTtaaatagtttggtttggtttggtttattttgtttaacgtcctattaacagctaaggtcatttaaggacggcctcccgtgcgtgcgacatgcatgcgtgtggtgtgtgcgtatgtgtgtcttgggaggctgcggtatgttcgtgttaagtctccttgtgataggccggaacttttgtcaagggagacattaggaagaagaaacttgttcagaaagaagagaaaagataagatcccaagtttagtcgcctcttacgatcatgcaatgggggcagcaggtacaattcttacataGGCGATGTCACTGTGTTTTGAATGAGTGACATCACATCATAATATGACATCACTCATTCAAAACTTTTACGAGTTATAATTTAGTGGTTTAAGTCAACACAATCAACActtgaataggtgatatcgcTTAGTGATTAAATGATACCACTTACACGACTAATTGATGTCATTAAATGGGAATAAAATGCAAAATGCGTGATACCTAACGTACGAACATTAATATTGTCAGATAACAGGTGTATCTAGCCCCTGAGCGTAGAGGGCGTGTACCAAACCTCCATCGCCACATCTCTGACAAATGGTATGGGAGTGAAACCCTTGTATTCcgataatatacagtatatttgaTTAATCAGTTTTTGGAGTGGACTCTATAAATCAATATATCCTAATCAATACTCTCATTAATTACTACAGCTTGGGGTTGTGTGTTTTGCGTCCCATGGTGTCTGTGATCGTCGGGTCAATAATTATACATGTGCGTTATACGATTAATTATTCATTCGGCTATAACGAttgtgtatttttgttattgttttacgTCATTTTAACAGCTTTGTCCTACGTGGAGGCGATGCTATTGTTCAAGACTCCTTACGAACCAAGGGCAAGCCACCTTCGGAAAAGAGGCAATACAACATTAGCACAACGTGTCACTATCAATATAAGTAAACAAATGCTGTAAACAAATAGATAAGGTTGTTAGGGAGAACGATAACGATACCTGTCCAGTTTGTTTTGAATTGCATTAACATAAATCAAATGTAATTCTATGTAAACCCACCATTATACATTGCGGAAGTCTGCTGTTGTTGGAATATCATGTTTCAATTATACTCCCGAGGTGTATTGGAGATCAAGTATAAGATGGAATCGTACTGGGTTATACGGAGACCTTGTGCTAAATTTACAGGCGCCCAATCAACTCGTAAAATGTTTATcttgtgaattttttttttcttattaactacaaattgtacatgtagtgtacGCGATATTCGTCCATGTACCTATTATATGCCGTACATCTGGGAGAAACTTACATGAAGTTTTAAGTGtaattaaatttttattattattaactataaattgtacatgtagtgtacGCGATATTCGTCCATGTACCTATTATATGCCGTACATCTGGGAGAAATTTACATGAAGTTTTAAGTGttattaaatttttattattattaactataaattgtacatgtagtgtacGCGATATTCGTCCATGTACCTATTATATGCCGTACATCTGGGAGAAATTTACATGAAGTTTTAAGTGTAATTATTTCTTTGATTTGGTTTTACATCCTGTGTTTAATGTAACACAGTTATATCTGTTAAGCCGTGGTAAAAGTAGTCTGtttaaaaaataagaaaattgttcaaattattattttctttattgattCAAGATTTTTCAATGTTGTATTGATGTATCGCTCTGACACACTATATAACGTGTGTAACAAGCTGGTCACATATATACAAtctaatcaaaatatatatatgtctaacgacatcgcataaggggtcacgtcaggatgacctttgtcacctcaatatttcactttcaggtcgAATTGACTATTTTTCGATGCCATCGATCTCACCCATTCGTCACATCATTCATCCGAAGCtagcatgtatatatagctatatgctttgttggacgaaatgacttgTTCAGATTGACAGATTACAAGCCATGCAATCTAATCATGCTATTTCGTAGATACGAAATTCACTCCTAAATTCTAtaagtagtaatttgattggttaatccaaaaggtcatcttgacgtgaccccttatgcgatgttgttagatgttcatgtcaATAATAAGTGATTAACGGGTCGAAACTTGGGGTTTATTTTTCATTGGGGGTCATCAAgcactagcccgagtttcctctggccctgacaccatgtctgtacATCAGACACGGTGTTGGgagtcagaggaaactcgggctagtcaAGCACCTGCACCCCATCCTTTGGTCCTAGGTATCCGAGTCAAGTATAGTGATATTGAGTTAGAGGAACTAGTCAAGCCCCAGAGAGACTATATCGCTAAGTACATGTGTACCTACACGCGATCAGCTGATCTGAACGTGACCCATTTCTCAACCTGTtttaacaacacacacacattaccTGCATAACTCCTGATACCCTGTCACATATGGGTCAAGCTTTAAACTGTTGTCCTGTGAACGACAGTTTTTGAAAGAATCCAGAACAACTTCTAAATCGAAATCATGCTTCACATCCGTCCTGAACTCCGCGGCCATGGCTGTGTGTTGTTTACCTTCTGGTACGAatgtatacacacatgtattcGAATCAGTTATACAACGTACAGAAACACGTGACACTGTGTGACCCTTGATGACCCTTGGATTGGTGTAGTAGGATGTCAAATACAACAAAGCAAACAGCAGATGATCACATGGGCTCGGTTTTATCTATCGATAACCGCGATTTGTATAAGGTTTTAGAACGAACAGTATATGAGTTCCTAATTGATAGTATTGTGGTCGTTAATTGATGTCGTATATGTTTCCTTCAAAATCTCGAAACCTAGCCCCTGTGGTTCAA
This genomic stretch from Pecten maximus chromosome 16, xPecMax1.1, whole genome shotgun sequence harbors:
- the LOC117344536 gene encoding ceramide-1-phosphate transfer protein-like, which gives rise to MAAEFRTDVKHDFDLEVVLDSFKNCRSQDNSLKLDPYVTGYQELCRFFKLSGKLFGFVASDLESKITILKTHRKSENGNAYETIQSMIDFEVTNGITKVSRTPPSGSRTLLRLHRALGFISEFMDRIAKSDDDAKTSVIASEVYKETLGLYHPWVVQKMAGLAMYMLPSRRQLIDTMCKQNYEKALNTLPHVVATMKPIYSITQELYETNDLLNLP